A single genomic interval of Centropristis striata isolate RG_2023a ecotype Rhode Island chromosome 8, C.striata_1.0, whole genome shotgun sequence harbors:
- the dnajc28 gene encoding dnaJ homolog subfamily C member 28, producing the protein MSCTFHLLVSRSDFYHSRFLLVLSRHSLLLRSLRSMPQISRSLQESYRLLQLPDEGQSSPVQVKEAYLRLAKLYHPDSGAPTADAMLFARVEEAYRAVLAHQSKIKHPDGGKEVEDEDKSVGKALPHRHYLSYDGVGTGTPSQRERQYRQIRVDRATEQVLNYRQREHERAAASEGALVERDLRQRSRKIKITQAMERLVEDLIQESMARGDFRNLSGAGKPLNKFEHNPYADPMTHNLNRILIDNGYQPPWVITQRDIKETTAQIRNRLLVGRARLSDPMTPKERGQWEQLVTSVEEDLVKLNKMVDNYNLIVPMLNMQMVHYSMSREIDRAEKGAHQQRLDQQREREKEREQRKEEKKRANTVIKHKNNKQGLMSWMKNLLGLQH; encoded by the coding sequence ATGAGTTGCACTTTCCACCTCCTGGTTTCCCGTAGCGACTTCTACCATAGTCGTTTTCTGCTTGTCTTGTCTAGACACTCCCTGTTGCTCAGATCGCTCAGATCCATGCCGCAGATCAGCCGCAGCCTACAAGAGAGCTACAGGCTTCTGCAACTGCCTGACGAGGGGCAAAGCAGTCCTGTGCAGGTGAAAGAGGCCTACCTGCGCCTAGCTAAGCTCTACCACCCGGACTCTGGGGCTCCGACTGCAGATGCAATGCTGTTTGCTCGGGTTGAGGAGGCCTACCGTGCTGTGCTGGCACATCAGAGCAAGATCAAGCATCCTGATGGAGGAAAGGAAGTGGAAGATGAGGATAAGTCCGTAGGTAAAGCACTTCCACACAGACACTACCTCAGCTACGATGGTGTGGGTACAGGCACGCCCAGCCAGCGTGAGCGTCAGTACCGGCAGATTCGAGTCGATCGGGCAACGGAGCAGGTTTTAAACTACCGGCAGAGGGAGCACGAGAGGGCAGCCGCTTCAGAGGGGGCGCTTGTGGAGCGGGACTTGCGTCAGCGCAGCCGAAAGATCAAAATCACCCAGGCTATGGAACGGCTTGTGGAGGACCTGATCCAGGAGTCCATGGCCCGAGGAGACTTCAGGAACCTGAGTGGAGCTGGAAAGCCCCTCAACAAGTTTGAGCACAATCCATACGCTGATCCGATGACCCACAACCTCAACCGCATCCTCATCGACAACGGTTACCAGCCCCCCTGGGTCATCACACAACGTGACATCAAAGAGACAACTGCTCAGATCCGAAATAGATTATTGGTAGGAAGGGCCCGTCTCAGTGACCCTATGACCCCCAAGGAGCGCGGCCAATGGGAGCAGCTGGTTACTTCGGTGGAGGAGGACTTGGTGAAACTTAACAAGATGGTGGACAATTACAACCTCATTGTACCGATGCTCAACATGCAAATGGTTCACTACAGTATGTCACGAGAGATTGACCGCGCTGAGAAAGGAGCCCACCAACAGCGGCTGgaccaacagagagagagagaaaaggagagagagcagaggaaggaagagaagaaaagagccAATACAGTTATTaagcataaaaataacaaacaaggcCTGATGTCTTGGATGAAGAATTTGCTCGGATTACAACACTAA
- the LOC131976055 gene encoding potassium voltage-gated channel subfamily E member 1: MSHINTTELQSLLLSFLQHCLNSTSILSPQTPQNYTTQQAVHHVAASRAHTQSQGIMYILLVVGMFSFFTFGIMLSYIRSKKLESSHDPYHQYIAHDWTKVMTPSRAIAQALHREAAGTGASGKESMVICNPATLEQLPD; the protein is encoded by the coding sequence ATGTCACACATCAACACCACCGAGCTACAGTCGCTCCTGCTCTCCTTCCTGCAGCACTGCCTCAACAGCACAAGCATACTGTCTCCACAGACACCCCAGAACTACACTACCCAGCAGGCTGTGCACCACGTGGCTGCATCCAGGGCCCACACTCAGTCTCAGGGAATCATGTACATCCTCCTGGTTGTTGGCATGTTCAGCTTCTTCACATTCGGCATCATGCTCAGCTACATTCGCTCGAAGAAGCTAGAGAGCTCTCACGATCCGTACCATCAGTACATCGCCCACGACTGGACCAAGGTGATGACTCCGTCCAGGGCCATCGCTCAAGCGCTGCACAGGGAAGCTGCAGGTACCGGAGCCAGCGGCAAGGAGTCCATGGTCATCTGCAACCCTGCAACACTGGAGCAGCTGCCAGACTAG